A segment of the Candidatus Zixiibacteriota bacterium genome:
ATACTCCCCTCAGACGAGATAACAACCGATCACAAGGAGGCATTATGCCGATGCGAGATATAATCATAATCGATGAAGAGAAATGCGATGGTTGCGGTCATTGTGTGGATGCCTGCGCCGAGGGCGCGCTCGATATAATCGACGGCAAGGCCAGGCTGGTGAGCGATTTTTTGTGCGACGGTTTCGGGGAATGCCTGGGATCGTGTCCCCAGGATGCGCTCACTATTGAAAAACGCGAGGCCCGAAAATTCGACGAGTCAAAGGTGAAGGAGAACATCGAGATGAAGCAGAATAAAGACCATAAACAGGATCTGCCCTGCGGGTGTCCCGGATCTAATATCCAGATGCTCAATCAAACTGTTAAAGCGCAGGATGGTCCGCAAGGGCGAACATCAAATCGATCTCAGCTCGGCCACTGGCCGGTTCAGCTCAAGCTGGTGCCGCCGAGCGCCCCATTTCTCAGGGATGCCGATCTTTTGATCTGCGCCGACTGTGTCCCCTTTGCGGTGCCGGATTTTCATCGTCGCTACCTCAAAGACCATGCGGTGGTGGTTGGATGTCCCAAGCTGGACGATCTTCAATATTACTATGAAAAACTGAAGGATATCTACAAACAAGCCCGGCCCCAGAGGATCACGGTCCTGAAAATGGAAGTGCCCTGTTGCAACGGATTGGCCGAGGCTTCCCTGAAAGCCAGAGATGAGGTCGCGCCTGATATCGAAGCCGAGGTTCATACGATTAAAATAAAAGGTGGTATAGAAATCGAGATGATCGCGGCTAAAGCAGAGGCGATCTAAGACTGAACCGTCAGATCCAGTTCCATGTAGACGACGTCCTCTAATGGATTGTAGACATACGGATCGGTTTGTATGAAACCGAGCTTTTTGTACAAGCTGAGAGCTTCAGTGAGACGTTTGAGTGAATCCAGACGCATCTTTTTGTAGCCGATTTCCCTGGCCTCGTCGATAATCAATTCGGCCAGCCGCAGTCCCAGTTTATGACCGCGATACTCCGGACGGACATAGAGCCTTTTCATTTCGCAGATACCGTCATCGATTTTCTTGAGGGCAACAGTCCCGGCCGGTCGCGAACCGTTGTCAACTGCCATAAACAAACGACCTGCTGGAGGTGAATATACTCCCGGCAGGGATCTGAGTTCATCTTCGAAGGACTGGAAGTCGAGTTCAAAGCCGAGATACTTTTCGTACTCACGAAAAACCTGCCGAACCTGCTGGAGTTCCGGTTCTGTTTTGGGCTGGATTATCTCGATCATGATTATCCCTTTTCGGGACCGATAATGGCATACATGTTTCGTTCGTAATCGAGTTTCTGACCGTGGTACATTCGCAATCCGGGCACCTTGTGTATAAAACCCTGTTTTCTCAGGTATTCGATGAAATCCCGCGCCGGTTCCACAACACCCAACCCTAAGGGCTTACCAGCATAATGAGTAGTAACTTTCCTGAACAACTCGATTGCACTGTCAGTCGAAGAGGCAATCAATGGCCCGATCCAGGTCAAACCACCTTTGCGTTTTCGCACCAGTGTCCAGGCCTCGATTCTGTTCCGGCCGGTTACATATATCGAATCCGGGTATTCGGAAATAAACTGCCGAATCTGTCTGCTACGGTCGATTCGGGTCATCTTGTAATCGAATTCAATCAATTCATCGGTCATTTTCGCAGACAGCACTTCAGGTGTTTCGCCAGTGGTATCGACTCGATTTCGCATGCGGTAAGAGAAATACTTGTCCCTGAATCCGAGGCGCCGGTATAGACTGGCCGCTTTAAAAACCGCATCGAGCTCGATCGCTTCGACCCTGTTGCTTCTTAGATAATCGATGGCTCTGACTAAAAGTTTCTCACCGATTCCCTGTCCGCGCAAACTTTCCATGACCACCATGGGACCTACAAAAGAGTATCTGCCGTAGGAAGTGGTCATCACAAAACCAGCCCTTTTATTTTGATGGAGGGCGACAAAGGCACCCTCGTGATCAAGTTCAATCATGCGTTCGAAATCACGGGGGAAATAACCCCAGTCGAGCGGATCGACCAGATCGAAAACAAAACCGAGCTCATCTTTTGAAAGTGTCTTTATTTCAGTCATAGTAATTTAACCGTTTACAAATTAACATGGTAACATATGTTGCCCTTTGCTTCAATAGCTTTGTAAAAATGTCATGGAACTTTTAGGTAACCGCAATT
Coding sequences within it:
- a CDS encoding 4Fe-4S ferredoxin, with amino-acid sequence MPMRDIIIIDEEKCDGCGHCVDACAEGALDIIDGKARLVSDFLCDGFGECLGSCPQDALTIEKREARKFDESKVKENIEMKQNKDHKQDLPCGCPGSNIQMLNQTVKAQDGPQGRTSNRSQLGHWPVQLKLVPPSAPFLRDADLLICADCVPFAVPDFHRRYLKDHAVVVGCPKLDDLQYYYEKLKDIYKQARPQRITVLKMEVPCCNGLAEASLKARDEVAPDIEAEVHTIKIKGGIEIEMIAAKAEAI
- a CDS encoding GNAT family N-acetyltransferase, with amino-acid sequence MTEIKTLSKDELGFVFDLVDPLDWGYFPRDFERMIELDHEGAFVALHQNKRAGFVMTTSYGRYSFVGPMVVMESLRGQGIGEKLLVRAIDYLRSNRVEAIELDAVFKAASLYRRLGFRDKYFSYRMRNRVDTTGETPEVLSAKMTDELIEFDYKMTRIDRSRQIRQFISEYPDSIYVTGRNRIEAWTLVRKRKGGLTWIGPLIASSTDSAIELFRKVTTHYAGKPLGLGVVEPARDFIEYLRKQGFIHKVPGLRMYHGQKLDYERNMYAIIGPEKG
- a CDS encoding GNAT family N-acetyltransferase — protein: MIEIIQPKTEPELQQVRQVFREYEKYLGFELDFQSFEDELRSLPGVYSPPAGRLFMAVDNGSRPAGTVALKKIDDGICEMKRLYVRPEYRGHKLGLRLAELIIDEAREIGYKKMRLDSLKRLTEALSLYKKLGFIQTDPYVYNPLEDVVYMELDLTVQS